Proteins encoded together in one Triticum dicoccoides isolate Atlit2015 ecotype Zavitan chromosome 7B, WEW_v2.0, whole genome shotgun sequence window:
- the LOC119335445 gene encoding ATP-dependent 6-phosphofructokinase 7-like isoform X1, whose protein sequence is MYGVTKILGIQGGYRGFYARNTIDLTPKSVNDIHKRGGTILGSSRGGHDTMKIVDSIQYRGINQVYVIGGDGSQRGAGVIFEEVRKRGLKVAVAGIPKTIDNDIPVIDKSFGFDSAVEEAQRAINAAHVEAGSADNGIGLVKLMGRYSGFIAHYATLASRDVDCCLIPESPFYLEGEGGLFKYIEKRLKENGHMVIVVAEGAGQKLIAENMKEMGQDASGNALLLDVGLWLSQKINEHFKKNKTTINLKYIDPTYMIRAIPSNASDNVYCTLLAHSVVHGAMAGYTGFTVGQVNGRHCYIPFYRITEKQNKVSITDRMWARLLSSTNQPSFLSKQDVDDAKVEDERTAKLLDGSPSNPKVEDKVATSNSNGVK, encoded by the exons ATGTATGGTGTTACCAAGATACTTGGGATTCAG GGTGGGTATAGAGGTTTCTACGCTCGGAATACCATCGACTTGACTCCAAAGAGTGTAAATGACATTCACAAAAGGGGCGGAACTATTCTTGGCTCGTCACGAGGAGGCCATGACACCATGAAGATTGTTGATAGCATTCAGTACCGTGGTATAAATCAG GTGTATGTTATTGGTGGTGATGGTAGTCAAAGGGGTGCAGGAGTGATTTTTGAA GAGGTCAGAAAGCGTGGTCTCAAAGTTGCTGTTGCTGGCATTCCTAAGACTATTGATAATGACATCCCG GTAATTGATAAGTCCTTTGGTTTCGACAGTGCAGTTGAGGAAGCTCAACGTGCCATAAATGCCGCTCATGTAGAGGCTGGAAGTGCTGACAATGGAATAGGCCTTGTAAAGCTAATGGGACGATACAGTG GTTTCATCGCACATTATGCCACCCTAGCAAGCAGAGATGTG GATTGTTGCTTGATTCCGGAGTCACCTTTCTATCTGGAAGGTGAAGGTGGGCTCTTCAAATATATAGAAAAGCGTCTGAAGGAGAATGGCCATATGGTCATTGTCGTTGCGgagggtgcaggacagaaacttattGCCGAAAACATGAAGGAAATGGGGCAAGATGCTTCTGGCAACGCACTGCTTCTTGATGTTGGTCTTTGGTTGTCTCAGAAGATAAAT GAGCATTTCAAGAAAAACAAGACAACCATAAATCTGAAGTACATAG atcctacatacatgataCGCGCCATTCCTAGCAACGCATCGGATAATGTTTACTGCACATTGCTGGCTCACAGTGTGGTCCACGGAGCCATGGCTGGATACACCGGTTTCACTGTCGGCCAAGTAAACGGCCGGCACTGCTACATTCCCTTCTAC AGGATCACAGAGAAGCAGAACAAGGTCTCGATAACTGACAGGATGTGGGCAAGgcttctctcctccaccaaccaGCCGAGCTTCCTCAGCAAGCAAGACGTCGACGATGCCAAGGTCGAGGACGAGAGGACAGCCAAGCTCTTGGACGGCTCGCCTTCGAACCCCAAGGTCGAAGATAAAGTCGCGACTTCCAACTCCAACGGTGTGAAGTGA
- the LOC119335445 gene encoding ATP-dependent 6-phosphofructokinase 7-like isoform X2 codes for MYGVTKILGIQGGYRGFYARNTIDLTPKSVNDIHKRGGTILGSSRGGHDTMKIVDSIQYRGINQVYVIGGDGSQRGAGVIFEEVRKRGLKVAVAGIPKTIDNDIPVIDKSFGFDSAVEEAQRAINAAHVEAGSADNGIGLVKLMGRYSGFIAHYATLASRDVDCCLIPESPFYLEGEGGLFKYIEKRLKENGHMVIVVAEGAGQKLIAENMKEMGQDASGNALLLDVGLWLSQKINEHFKKNKTTINLKYIDPTYMIRAIPSNASDNVYCTLLAHSVVHGAMAGYTGFTVGQVNGRHCYIPLGSQRSRTRSR; via the exons ATGTATGGTGTTACCAAGATACTTGGGATTCAG GGTGGGTATAGAGGTTTCTACGCTCGGAATACCATCGACTTGACTCCAAAGAGTGTAAATGACATTCACAAAAGGGGCGGAACTATTCTTGGCTCGTCACGAGGAGGCCATGACACCATGAAGATTGTTGATAGCATTCAGTACCGTGGTATAAATCAG GTGTATGTTATTGGTGGTGATGGTAGTCAAAGGGGTGCAGGAGTGATTTTTGAA GAGGTCAGAAAGCGTGGTCTCAAAGTTGCTGTTGCTGGCATTCCTAAGACTATTGATAATGACATCCCG GTAATTGATAAGTCCTTTGGTTTCGACAGTGCAGTTGAGGAAGCTCAACGTGCCATAAATGCCGCTCATGTAGAGGCTGGAAGTGCTGACAATGGAATAGGCCTTGTAAAGCTAATGGGACGATACAGTG GTTTCATCGCACATTATGCCACCCTAGCAAGCAGAGATGTG GATTGTTGCTTGATTCCGGAGTCACCTTTCTATCTGGAAGGTGAAGGTGGGCTCTTCAAATATATAGAAAAGCGTCTGAAGGAGAATGGCCATATGGTCATTGTCGTTGCGgagggtgcaggacagaaacttattGCCGAAAACATGAAGGAAATGGGGCAAGATGCTTCTGGCAACGCACTGCTTCTTGATGTTGGTCTTTGGTTGTCTCAGAAGATAAAT GAGCATTTCAAGAAAAACAAGACAACCATAAATCTGAAGTACATAG atcctacatacatgataCGCGCCATTCCTAGCAACGCATCGGATAATGTTTACTGCACATTGCTGGCTCACAGTGTGGTCCACGGAGCCATGGCTGGATACACCGGTTTCACTGTCGGCCAAGTAAACGGCCGGCACTGCTACATTCCCTT AGGATCACAGAGAAGCAGAACAAGGTCTCGATAA